In Saccharomonospora marina XMU15, one genomic interval encodes:
- a CDS encoding DUF4304 domain-containing protein produces MGQAQDRFARLVKSMWGPALRELGFTGSGRVWTLADPIDWAMLGFQTSTASTSDQAKFTINLLVVGKAAWDDARAQHPWYSARPSPNTIALHRYAQRSGPLICGADHWWHLAGDGSNEDEIRDEVLCALRAVIVPKLKAELADRTPGPRGRFEKLRCD; encoded by the coding sequence ATGGGCCAGGCACAGGACCGGTTCGCGCGGCTGGTCAAGAGTATGTGGGGACCTGCCTTGCGCGAACTGGGATTCACGGGGTCGGGCAGGGTCTGGACGCTGGCCGACCCGATCGATTGGGCGATGTTGGGCTTTCAGACGTCGACTGCAAGCACCAGCGACCAGGCCAAGTTCACGATCAACCTGTTGGTTGTAGGCAAGGCGGCCTGGGACGACGCTCGGGCGCAACATCCTTGGTACTCGGCACGCCCCAGCCCAAACACGATCGCGCTACACCGCTACGCGCAACGCTCCGGGCCGCTCATATGCGGCGCTGACCACTGGTGGCACCTCGCTGGGGACGGCAGTAACGAGGACGAGATTCGTGATGAAGTGCTTTGCGCGCTGCGTGCGGTGATCGTTCCGAAACTGAAGGCCGAGCTGGCGGATCGGACGCCCGGTCCACGTGGCAGGTTCGAGAAACTTCGGTGCGACTAG
- a CDS encoding YcxB family protein has product MRISMKVPYDESQLRRTLRFLFERRMPSARPQGVALVALGGVGVGAAKFTDMFGDSALLFWASSALISSGVVMFFIARISVRSAMRTLPGYFRLDQQVLIDSEWLTVSTTGCESRMHWSWAEEIVETAEGWYALFGKSHIQLFPKNAMSKEEQAAFGQFAATFKK; this is encoded by the coding sequence GTGCGGATTTCGATGAAGGTCCCCTACGACGAGAGTCAGCTGCGACGGACACTGCGGTTCCTGTTCGAGCGGCGGATGCCCTCGGCGCGGCCGCAGGGCGTGGCTCTTGTGGCCCTCGGCGGTGTAGGCGTCGGCGCCGCCAAGTTCACCGACATGTTCGGTGACAGCGCACTGCTGTTCTGGGCATCGTCCGCGCTGATCTCGTCTGGGGTCGTGATGTTCTTCATCGCACGGATTTCGGTTCGCTCGGCAATGCGGACACTTCCCGGCTACTTCCGGCTGGACCAGCAGGTGCTGATCGACAGCGAATGGCTCACGGTGAGTACGACGGGCTGCGAGTCACGAATGCACTGGTCCTGGGCCGAAGAAATCGTGGAGACCGCCGAGGGCTGGTACGCGCTGTTCGGCAAGTCGCACATTCAGCTGTTTCCCAAGAACGCGATGTCCAAAGAGGAGCAGGCCGCGTTCGGCCAGTTCGCCGCGACATTCAAGAAGTAG
- a CDS encoding nuclear transport factor 2 family protein, with product MRPIEIPQLHGKPSYDSEKKIWRTLCAYCEAIDTADFEGVARLWKHGTWPFAGEPGPEPVRRWLADHVILYDGKPHTKHQLTNAVIDVDDEAGTASFASYASIWQALPDFPLQPIIYARFNGTFERVDGRWWWKTLELIPDLVGDTSRHVRG from the coding sequence ATGAGACCGATCGAAATCCCGCAACTGCACGGCAAACCTTCGTACGATTCGGAAAAGAAGATCTGGCGCACGCTTTGCGCCTATTGCGAGGCGATCGACACGGCTGATTTCGAGGGTGTCGCGAGGCTGTGGAAGCACGGGACGTGGCCGTTCGCCGGTGAGCCGGGTCCGGAGCCGGTACGCCGCTGGCTCGCCGATCACGTGATCCTCTACGACGGAAAACCGCACACCAAGCACCAACTCACGAACGCCGTAATCGATGTCGACGACGAGGCAGGGACTGCTTCCTTCGCCAGTTACGCCAGCATCTGGCAGGCACTTCCGGACTTCCCACTGCAACCGATCATCTACGCGCGTTTCAACGGCACGTTCGAGCGGGTGGACGGACGGTGGTGGTGGAAGACGCTCGAGCTGATACCGGACCTGGTAGGCGATACCAGCAGGCATGTTCGCGGATGA